The Thermacetogenium phaeum DSM 12270 genome segment AGGCCAATGAACACCTGGAGTCGCTCAACAATAACCTTCTGCAGCTGGAAAAAAATCCGGACGATACCGGCATCTTGAACGAGATTTTTCGAACTGCGCATACCCTCAAGGGTATGGCTGCAACTATGGGGTTTGAAAGGATCACTTCCCTCAGCCATGAGATGGAAAATGCTCTGGCGCTTTTTAAAAACGGCAAGCTGGCTGTTACTCCGGAGGTAATTGATCTGCTTTTAAAGTGCCTCGACAACCTGGCAGAGATGCTGAAGGGAGTGGAGGAGAGGAGAGAAGACACGGGGTTTTCTCCCGAACTGCTGACGGCGCTGCGGGAAATTGCTGCCAGCGGTGAGGCTGCTCCGTCCTTTTCGCAAGAGGGTTCTGCTTCGGAAGGGGAAATGGAATTCAATGAGTATGAAAAGAGCGTTTTGAACTCAGCCAGACAAAGCGATTACATTCCATACCGAATTAAGATCGATCTGGCTCCGGAAACGGTTATGAAGTCGGTGCGTGCCTACATGGTGTTTCGCTGTCTGGAGGACTTCGGGCAGATCATCAAGTGCCTGCCTCCGGTTCAGGATTTGGAAGAGGAAAAGTTTGATAACAGTTTTCAAGTTGTGCTCGTTTCTCGTCACGAGGAAAGGGAAATAATTGAGGCCCTGGAAGGAATATCGGAGGTTAGAGTGGGGACCATTGAGAGGCTTACGGGGGATGATTCTTGTGGCGCCTCCAAAACGGAAGATGCCGGCAATAAGCGCTTGAGCGGAGCACCCTCTGTGTCGGTCAGAAGTGGTCAAAACAGTTCCCAAGACAACTTTACCTCCCACTCCCTGCATTTGAAAACCGTCCGCGTGGAGAGCGAGCGCCTTGACGATCTCATGAACCTGGTGGGGGAACTGGTGATCAATAAAACAAGGCTGGAACAGATCGGTTCAACCCATCACCTGACCGACTTGCTGGATGCCATCGAGCAGATGGGAAGGTTGATCGCGGACCTGCAGACAATTGTGATGAAGGTGCGGATGGTTCCTGTCGGGCAGGTTTTTAACCGCTTCCCCAGAATGGTGCGCGACCTCAGCCGTGAGCTGAATAAGGATGTCAGTTTTATTATGGAAGGGGAAGAGACCGAGCTGGACCGGACCTTAATCGATGAAATAGGGGAACCCCTGGTACACCTGATCAGAAATGCCCTCGACCACGGGATCGAGACGATAGAGGAGAGGACTGCTAAGGGTAAGCCGGCAACCGCTCTGCTGCGCTTGGCCGCCCGGCAGGAGGGCAACAATGTCATTATTGAGGTGGAGGACGACGGGGCCGGTATGGATCTTGGTGCCATCCGGGAAAAGGCGGTGAGTAAAGGGTTCTTAACACCTAAAGAAGCCGAATTGCTTGGTGATAAAGAGGTGTTGAACGTTATCTTCCAGCCGGGATTCAGCACCTGTGATGCTGTCAACGACATATCTGGCCGGGGCGTGGGGATGGATGTCGTAAAATCTAAGATCGAATCCCTCAACGGTCATGTGGATATTGAGACCAGAAAGGGCAGAGGCACCAAAGTGAAGATTGTACTCCCTTTAACTCTGGCCATCATCCAGGCGCTCCTGGTAACTGTAGGAGAAGAACACTATGCCATACCCTTGAATTACATAGATGAAACAACCTTTATCTTCCCGGATCAGATAAAAAAGGTTCAGAATCAGGAAGTTATGCTTCTGCGCGGCAGTGTTCTCCCCCTGATCAGGCTTGACCAGAGGCTAGATGTTCCTGTTGTGAAGAAAACTGCCGAGGATGAGCTGTATGTAGTAGTGGTACGCAAAGAGGAGCGGCGCGTTGGGCTGATAGTCGATCATCTCATAGGGCAGCAGGAAATTGTCATAAAGTCGCTAGGCAGTTTGCTTGCGGGCATTCCTGGTATTGCCGGTGCTACAATCCTGGGGAACGGCCAGGTCTCCGTGATTCTTGATATAGACAGCCTGATCTGAAGGATGGTGATCGCCTCTTTTTACCTTGTGCGGCCTGACCGAAGGGGCGATCCGCTAAAGGAGAGAGAGCCTTCGGCGATGCTGGGGGTTAGAAATATCAGACAGGGGGTTGGGAAGCTGGACGGGCGGCTTATCCTGAGCCCGTTCCGGCATTCCTGCTCAAAGATCCGGATTTGATTGGAATTTAAGGAGCGGTGATCGAATTGGGATACCCTTTATCGCTGACAGGTGTTCAGTTGGATGCCCTGCGGGAAGTCGGTAATATTGGGGCGGGGAACGCAGCTACAGCACTTTCCCAAATGCTCAATATGCGTGTGGAAATGAGCGTTCCCGAAGTGCAAATGCTTCCGATCAGCCGGGTGGCGGCAACAGTTGGAGGAGCGGACACTTATGTCGCCGGAATCTATCTTCAGATCACCGGTTCGGCTCCGGGCAGCATATTATTTCTGCTGCCGCTGGCCGATGCCCGGCGTCTAGTTCGGGCGCTGTTGAAAGAGAACCTGCGGGATGATTCAATTTGCTTTGGGGAACTGGGATGCTCCGCCTTGGTAGAACTCGGAAACATCATGACCGGTTCCTTTTTGAATGCGCTGGGGATGTTCACCTCTCTGAAGTACATTCCAACTGTACCTTCCCTGTGCCTGGATATGGTCGGAGCGATCTTGGGGAGCGTTCTGCATTCACATGGGGTGGACAGCGATACCGTTTTTTTCATCAAAACTGATTTTCGTTATCAGGGAGACTGTGGAGTGGGCTACCTGTTTTTTTTACCTGAGGCTGAGGCTTTAGTAGAGATCCTCAATTCGCTAGGGGTGTTTAAGTAGTTGAACAATTGCATCAATGTCGAAATTGCCGAAATGAAAATTGCCAGAGCCCCCATCAACCTAATCAGCATTGGGATCGGATCATGTGTCGGCGTCTGTCTTTACGATCCGGTGGCCAGATTAGGCGGACTGGCCCATATTCTGCTTCCCGATTCCCGTCAGTCGCGAAATCCGGAAAATAAGGCGAAATTTGCTGATACGGCCATTCCTGCTCTGCTTGCCGATATGGTTGCGGCGGGGGCCATAAAAAGCAGAATCGTTGCCAAAATTGCCGGCGGGGCTCAGATGTTTGCCTTTGCTCAGGCTTTGGATTATATGCGTATCGGGGAGCGCAATGTAGAGGCCGCAATCGAAGCTCTCCGCAAAGCCGGGATACCTTTAATTGCCCGGGACACGGGTAGCAATTATGGTCGCAGCATCAGGTTCAGCACCCTCACGGGAAAGGTTTACATAAAAACAATTGCTCACGGTGAAAAGGTGATATGAACCAAAAATGGGTTTTGCTACCTTCTTATACGGCGTTTTGTGTGTTTGACGGCCATGGTAAAGGGGCTGTCACTGCCTGTAGCCCTGGGGAGAGGCGCTTTCTCAAGCCTGGTTCTTTTTATCGTCCTTATCCTGTTCCATTTGGGCTGGAAGGCTTGCCCATCCAAAGAAGAAAGAAAAGGGGATGCTTTAACCGACCGCCCGAGACCCGACCTGCAGATCGAATATGATTTAATCGAAAAGTTGGAAAACGATCCCGCTTGTAGCGCTGAATTGCTTAAAAAGATATCCGGTGAACCTCAGGTGGGAGAATGATGGGTGAAAAATCTTTAGACCAGCAGGAAATAAATTTGCTCTGGCAGGAATACAAAAAGAAAAAGGATATGCAAGCCCGGGAGAAGCTGATCCTCCACTATACTTCCCTTGTCTGGTATGTTGCCGGGCGCCTCGCCGTTGGCCTGCAGGGTTACTTTGAGTTTGATGACATCATCAGCGCCGGTATTTGCGGGCTGATCAACGCGGTGGACCGGTTTAATCCCGATTTGGGGTATAAATTCGAGACATTTGCTATTGCCCGGATCCGGGGTGCGATTATCGACTGGTTGCGTTCTTTGAACTGGATGCCGCAGTCGCTGCAGAGGAAGTCCCGGGAGTTGGAGAATGCCCTGGTGTATCTGGAGCAGAAGCTGGGCAGGCATCCCGAGGATGAGGAAGTTGCCGATTATTTGGGAATCACGCTGGAGCAGTTTCAGCAACTGGTACAACGGGTTGCTCCGATAACTCTGGTTTCTTTAGAAGACTACTGTCATGTTCCAGGTGAAGGGGGTGATGAACCCTGCCTGTTGCAGGAAGGCATCCCCGACCCCCAGGCAACAGACCCCGCCAGGAGTTTGGAGTTTCAAGAGGTGAAAAAAACCCTGGCCGAGGCCATTGCCAGGCTCCCGGAGAAGGAGAAGCTGGTAATAACGCTTTACTATTATGAAGGCCTGACTTTGAAGGAAATCGGCAAGGTTCTGGACGTTTCGGAGTCCAGGGTGTCCCAGTTGCATACAAAAGCGGTTTTAAGGCTGCGGGGCCGGCTAGGGAGGAGGAAAAAGGATTTAATAGGTTAGGCGGGGCAGAAAACCTTTCAGGAGGCAGGAAAAGAAGGGCGGAGGGAGAAATAATTATTGATGGGGGGGTTGGGAATGACGGAGGTCCTGCCCGAGGCTGAAGGCTGGAACGCTGTGCGGAGCCTTGAGTTGACTGCGGATGGGATTTTTTTGACCGTTTTTCCCGCTCGGGAAGAAGGGAGAAAGGAAATTTTTACCCTTTTAAAAAAGGAGCTAACGGGGCGAGGTCTGAGACAGATCAACTGGGGGGAAGTCGAAAGGGCGTTTCGCAGGCAGTGTGCAAAGATGAAGATCGCCCCTCCGCAGCCTCTGTCCAAAAACGGATTAGTCCTCATTGAGTTGAGCTCTGATGAAATGGAGGCATATGCTTATGCATTCCCCCCGCTGGATGACGGCACACCTCTGACACTTGGTCAGATATATGCCGCGATCGAAAAGGCGGGAATTAACTACGGTTTGGATGATGAAGCGATCAGGTCACTGATCGGGATGAGGTATCCACAGTTAAGGGTTATAGCGCGGGGCAAGGCCGCCAGGGAAGGACGGGATGCCACTATTGAGTACTGTGTTCCGATCTCCCGCCCGTTTCTCACACCTAAGGAGTTGGAAAACGGCAGGGTTGACTTCTACAACTTGAACCTCGTTTATAATGTCAATAAAGGACAGGTGCTGGCCAGAAAAACCCCTTCGCTGCCGGGTGAAAGAGGCATGACGGTGACGGGTAAAACGATCAAACCGCACCCCGGTAAAGATATTCCCCTTCTTCCCGGCAGGAATACAGAAGTTATTGAGGAAGGCTGCACCCTCGTGGCGCAAGCCCCGGGACACGCTGTATTGGAGGGGGGCCGGATTCATGTTCTGCCCGTCTATGTTGTTGCCGGGGACGTGGATTTTTCCACGGGGAATATCAATTTTATCGGCAGCGTCCGCATCAACGGAAGTGTGAAGATGGGGTTCCATGTGCAGGCCGCAGGAGATGTGGAAGTTCGGCAGGCAGTCGAAGGAGGGATAGTTAAGGCGGGAGGAAATGTTTTTGTAAAGGAGGGGATTCGCGGGATAGGAAAAGGGCGTATCTCCGCAGGAGGGAGTGTTTATGCCAGGTATCTGGAGAATGCTTATGTTGAGGCCGGTCAGGATGTGATTATCGGTGAATCGGTCATGCAGAGCACTATTTCTGCAGGTGGAAAAGTGATAGTGAGAGGGAAGAGTGGGCAGCTGGTGGGCGGCTTCTGCTGCGCCGGGCGAGGGATTGAAGCTAAGAGTGTCGGTTCTCAGCTGGAGGTAGCTACTCTACTGCAGGTTGGGATAAAACCGGATTTAATGGCAGAGATGAAGGCGATTATCCAGAAGGAAGCCGAAGTTAAAGCGCAGCTTGAGAGAATAACAAACACATTACAGCGGCTGCCGAATGCACAGGCATCCAGGGAGAGGAAATTATCTGTTCAAGAAAAAATATTTTCGCGCAATTTGAGAGAGGCGCAGCAAAGACTACAAAGGCAGATACAGGAAATAGAAACGGAAAGAGAAGAGCTTTCGAGAAAAGTCAGGAGCCTGGCGGAAGGAAGGGTAAAGGTTCAAAACTACATCTATCCAGGAGTAACGATAAAAATCGGGGAGTTAAGCTACTATGTGAGGGATAAAATGCAGCATGTTGTTTTTCTGCAGGAAGGTGATGAAATAGCAATTTTGCCTTACTGCTGAGTGGGAGCCGCAGGAGATGCTCATTTGCTTGGCCTGTCACGGCATTATGTGAGTCCGAAAGACTGTGTCCTACCGGGTAAGAGAAACGGAAGGCGCAGGAGGGTTTGTGATGACCTTAAAGGCGCTTGATCTTCAGGTCCTGTTTCCGAAAATTCAAGAGGTCGGACGGATCCAGCAGGTTCTGCAGGGAAACGAGCTGGCTCAACAGCAGAGTTTTGCTGCCCATTTTCTTCAATATGCTGAAGCCGCTCAAAGGAAAATACAGCGTACCCCTCAAGCAAGGGAGGGGTTGATCAGAGGCAGAAAAAGGAACGGCGATTCCCCTGCCCAGGAATCCGGGCAAAGAGCTGCCCGGGAAAAAGAAAGGCCGGATCACGATCTCGATCAAGGCCTGGAACAGATGCCCTCACCGGGTCACATTATCGATCTAAAAATATAGGTTAGAGGTGTTGGACACAAATGGAGCCTATTCTTGTCGTTTTATCACTGCTAACTCTTTGTGTGATTTGCCTTGTGTTCCTTATTGTTTGGCGAGACCGCCGCGACCTAAAGCATCGGCAGCTTACCAGGGATATATCCAGGCTGGAAGAGATTGTTGCCGAGGCTGCCCAACATAAAAAGGACATGGCGGAAATGCTGTCCGCTGCTAAAAGACAAACAGAACAGGCAGTTTCACGGATGGATAATCAGTTAAAGCAGGTGCGGGAATCGGTTGCTTCCCTGGAACAGCACCTCCGTAACAATCGCAATAATAAGGAGAGGGGTAAGGAAAAAGCCTCAAAGACTCAGGGAAGAGGAAAATCGCGTTCTGGCAACCCGAAACAAAAGGAGCGGGCTGCAGCAAAGGCCGATAAGGTTCCCAAAATCGATGATGGGGAGAAATACGCCAAGCTGGTGGAACTCGCCGAACAGGGGTTGAGCACCCAGGAAATCGCGAAACAACTAAACCTGGGTTATGATGAAGTAGAACTGGTTCTTGAGCTTAAAAGAAAGAACATAAGTTAGGATGCTACGGCGCCTTATTGCGAGGCGCCTTTTAGTTCCCCCACATTGCCTGTCGAGCCGAGTGGGAACAAAACCCACGCTGCCTAACCAGGAGCCGGACAGAACGACAGGGTAGTACGAGAGGGGGGACCTGTCCTTAGAGACGAGATCTGCCGGCATCCGAAGTTGAGACCGGGAACGCGTGGTGGGGTCGGGTACTACCTGCCAGATTTCCGCCTTTTTTGTTGCTTGCAATCGATCATATGTGTTATACTATCGGTTGGCAAAAACACACGCCGCTAGCAGTGGGATGGTGGTCCCCTTGATGGGGTCCATCCTGCTATGAATGGCGGTGGAGGAAAAACCAAAGGAGGATCTCAATGGCAATAATATCCATGAAGCAGCTGCTGGAAGCAGGGGTACACTTCGGACACCAGACTAGGCGCTGGAATCCTAAAATGGCTCCCTACATCTTTACAGAGCGGAACGGAATCTACATCATCGATCTCCAGAAGACGGTCAAGAAAATGGAGGAGGCTTACAACTTCATCAAAGAAGTGGTAAGCGAGGGAAAAAGCGTGCTTTTCGTGGGGACCAAAAAACAGGCCCAGGATTCTGTCAGAGAAGAAGCAGAAAGATGTGGAATGTTTTATGTGAATGTAAGATGGCTGGGGGGAATGCTCACCAATTTCCAGACCATAAGAAAACGGATTGAGCGGCTGCGTGAGCTCGAAAAGATGGAGGAGACGGGGCATTTTGAACTGCTTCCCAAAAAAGAGGTTACCAAACTCCAGGCGGAAAAGGAAAAGCTGCTTCGCTTTTTGGGGGGAATTAAGGATATGGATGAACTTCCGGGGGCGCTCTTTATTGTCGATACCCGGAAGGAGCATATTGCTGTTTGTGAAGCCAGAAAACTGGGAATACCTACAGTAGGGATAGTCGATACAAACTGCGACCCGGATGAAATCGATTATGTTATTCCCGGCAATGATGATGCAATCAGAGCTGTGCGCCTGTTAACTTCCAAAATTGCCGATGCTGTTCTCGAAGCCAAGCAGGGAGAACAGGACCAAGAACATGACCAAGAACAGGAGCAAGAACAGGAACAAGAGTTAACCGATCAAGTTTAAGAGGGAAGTGGAGGGATTTCTTTGATAAAGGCTGAACAGGTTAAAGAGTTGCGTGAGCGCACAGGTGCCGGAATGATGGACTGTAAGAAAGCCCTTACGGAAACAAACGGAGACCTGGAGAAGGCGATTATTTACCTGCGCGAACACGGCCTTGCGGCGGCGGCTAAGAAGGCGGGAAGGGCGACCAAAGACGGAAAGATTGAAGCCTATATCCATGCTGGGGGGAAGCTGGGCGTCCTCATTGAGGTCAACTGTGAGACCGATTTTGTCGCTAAAACAGAAGATTACCAGCACCTCTGCCGGGAACTGGCAATGCAGGTGGCTGCGGCCAACCCTCTCTTTGTAGACCGTCAAGACGTGCCGCCAGAGCGAATTGAGAATGAAAAAAAGATTTATGAAACTCAGGCCAGAAACGAGGGGAAACCCGAAAAGGTAATTGAGAAGATTGTATCCGGAAGGCTGGAGAAGTTCTACCAGGAGGTTTGCCTTCTCGATCAGCCTTACATCAGGGATCCAGACCGCACCGTTAGGGAACTCATTAATGAGTACATCGCTAAGTTAGGGGAAAATATCGTTGTTCGCCGTTTTTGCCGCTTCCGTTTGGGCGAAGAAGGGTAAAATCTGATCCAGAGAAAGGATTTTACGCTTCAACGTAGAATGAATTTTTGAGAACAGGAGGTTTTCTTTTGGAAACCCCTAAATACCGAAGAATTGTATTGAAACTGAGCGGAGAGGCCCTCGCCGGAGAGAAGGGGTTCGGTATCGACCACGATATACTAAAAGCAATTTCCCTAGAGGTCAAAGAAATTAGAGACAGGGGAGTTCAAGTCGCCATTGTTGTAGGTGGCGGCAACATCTGGCGAGGGGTAACTGGAAGCGCCAGAGGTATGGACCGGGCGACTGCCGATTATATGGGAATGCTGGCAACGGTAATCAATGCCCTGGCAATGCAGGATGCCCTTGAGAAGCAGGGTGTCGATACGAGGGTGCAAACGGCGATTGAGATGAGGCAGGTGGCCGAACCCTATATCAGGCGGCGGGCGATACGCCATCTGGAGAAGGGGCGTGTGGTGATTCTGGCAGGGGGAACGGGCAACCCCTTTTTCTCTACCGACACCACTGCTGCTCTCCGGGCGGCCGAGATTGAGGCCGAGGTTATTTTGATGGCAAAGAATGTTGATGGTGTTTACGATTCGGATCCCCGCACCAACCCTGCAGCGCAGAAATATAAAGAGCTGGAATATCTTGATGTTTTAAATAAGGGTTTGGGGGTGATGGATTCGACGGCTGCCTCCCTTTGTAT includes the following:
- a CDS encoding chemotaxis protein CheA, which codes for MDLSHYIDLFIAEANEHLESLNNNLLQLEKNPDDTGILNEIFRTAHTLKGMAATMGFERITSLSHEMENALALFKNGKLAVTPEVIDLLLKCLDNLAEMLKGVEERREDTGFSPELLTALREIAASGEAAPSFSQEGSASEGEMEFNEYEKSVLNSARQSDYIPYRIKIDLAPETVMKSVRAYMVFRCLEDFGQIIKCLPPVQDLEEEKFDNSFQVVLVSRHEEREIIEALEGISEVRVGTIERLTGDDSCGASKTEDAGNKRLSGAPSVSVRSGQNSSQDNFTSHSLHLKTVRVESERLDDLMNLVGELVINKTRLEQIGSTHHLTDLLDAIEQMGRLIADLQTIVMKVRMVPVGQVFNRFPRMVRDLSRELNKDVSFIMEGEETELDRTLIDEIGEPLVHLIRNALDHGIETIEERTAKGKPATALLRLAARQEGNNVIIEVEDDGAGMDLGAIREKAVSKGFLTPKEAELLGDKEVLNVIFQPGFSTCDAVNDISGRGVGMDVVKSKIESLNGHVDIETRKGRGTKVKIVLPLTLAIIQALLVTVGEEHYAIPLNYIDETTFIFPDQIKKVQNQEVMLLRGSVLPLIRLDQRLDVPVVKKTAEDELYVVVVRKEERRVGLIVDHLIGQQEIVIKSLGSLLAGIPGIAGATILGNGQVSVILDIDSLI
- a CDS encoding chemotaxis protein CheC, coding for MIELGYPLSLTGVQLDALREVGNIGAGNAATALSQMLNMRVEMSVPEVQMLPISRVAATVGGADTYVAGIYLQITGSAPGSILFLLPLADARRLVRALLKENLRDDSICFGELGCSALVELGNIMTGSFLNALGMFTSLKYIPTVPSLCLDMVGAILGSVLHSHGVDSDTVFFIKTDFRYQGDCGVGYLFFLPEAEALVEILNSLGVFK
- a CDS encoding chemotaxis protein CheD, which produces MNNCINVEIAEMKIARAPINLISIGIGSCVGVCLYDPVARLGGLAHILLPDSRQSRNPENKAKFADTAIPALLADMVAAGAIKSRIVAKIAGGAQMFAFAQALDYMRIGERNVEAAIEALRKAGIPLIARDTGSNYGRSIRFSTLTGKVYIKTIAHGEKVI
- a CDS encoding FliA/WhiG family RNA polymerase sigma factor, with the translated sequence MMGEKSLDQQEINLLWQEYKKKKDMQAREKLILHYTSLVWYVAGRLAVGLQGYFEFDDIISAGICGLINAVDRFNPDLGYKFETFAIARIRGAIIDWLRSLNWMPQSLQRKSRELENALVYLEQKLGRHPEDEEVADYLGITLEQFQQLVQRVAPITLVSLEDYCHVPGEGGDEPCLLQEGIPDPQATDPARSLEFQEVKKTLAEAIARLPEKEKLVITLYYYEGLTLKEIGKVLDVSESRVSQLHTKAVLRLRGRLGRRKKDLIG
- a CDS encoding FapA family protein → MTEVLPEAEGWNAVRSLELTADGIFLTVFPAREEGRKEIFTLLKKELTGRGLRQINWGEVERAFRRQCAKMKIAPPQPLSKNGLVLIELSSDEMEAYAYAFPPLDDGTPLTLGQIYAAIEKAGINYGLDDEAIRSLIGMRYPQLRVIARGKAAREGRDATIEYCVPISRPFLTPKELENGRVDFYNLNLVYNVNKGQVLARKTPSLPGERGMTVTGKTIKPHPGKDIPLLPGRNTEVIEEGCTLVAQAPGHAVLEGGRIHVLPVYVVAGDVDFSTGNINFIGSVRINGSVKMGFHVQAAGDVEVRQAVEGGIVKAGGNVFVKEGIRGIGKGRISAGGSVYARYLENAYVEAGQDVIIGESVMQSTISAGGKVIVRGKSGQLVGGFCCAGRGIEAKSVGSQLEVATLLQVGIKPDLMAEMKAIIQKEAEVKAQLERITNTLQRLPNAQASRERKLSVQEKIFSRNLREAQQRLQRQIQEIETEREELSRKVRSLAEGRVKVQNYIYPGVTIKIGELSYYVRDKMQHVVFLQEGDEIAILPYC
- a CDS encoding DUF6115 domain-containing protein, whose translation is MFLIVWRDRRDLKHRQLTRDISRLEEIVAEAAQHKKDMAEMLSAAKRQTEQAVSRMDNQLKQVRESVASLEQHLRNNRNNKERGKEKASKTQGRGKSRSGNPKQKERAAAKADKVPKIDDGEKYAKLVELAEQGLSTQEIAKQLNLGYDEVELVLELKRKNIS
- the rpsB gene encoding 30S ribosomal protein S2; this encodes MAIISMKQLLEAGVHFGHQTRRWNPKMAPYIFTERNGIYIIDLQKTVKKMEEAYNFIKEVVSEGKSVLFVGTKKQAQDSVREEAERCGMFYVNVRWLGGMLTNFQTIRKRIERLRELEKMEETGHFELLPKKEVTKLQAEKEKLLRFLGGIKDMDELPGALFIVDTRKEHIAVCEARKLGIPTVGIVDTNCDPDEIDYVIPGNDDAIRAVRLLTSKIADAVLEAKQGEQDQEHDQEQEQEQEQELTDQV
- the tsf gene encoding translation elongation factor Ts, which translates into the protein MIKAEQVKELRERTGAGMMDCKKALTETNGDLEKAIIYLREHGLAAAAKKAGRATKDGKIEAYIHAGGKLGVLIEVNCETDFVAKTEDYQHLCRELAMQVAAANPLFVDRQDVPPERIENEKKIYETQARNEGKPEKVIEKIVSGRLEKFYQEVCLLDQPYIRDPDRTVRELINEYIAKLGENIVVRRFCRFRLGEEG
- the pyrH gene encoding UMP kinase encodes the protein METPKYRRIVLKLSGEALAGEKGFGIDHDILKAISLEVKEIRDRGVQVAIVVGGGNIWRGVTGSARGMDRATADYMGMLATVINALAMQDALEKQGVDTRVQTAIEMRQVAEPYIRRRAIRHLEKGRVVILAGGTGNPFFSTDTTAALRAAEIEAEVILMAKNVDGVYDSDPRTNPAAQKYKELEYLDVLNKGLGVMDSTAASLCMDNKIPLVVFGIRERGNILKAVMGDQIGTVVGRDNSE